GCGTTTTTCCGCCACCACAGGCAGGAAACCGATGATGCACGGTACGCCGCGGACGTCCATCATGGGTCGTGACCCCTTGCCATCTCCCCCCGCTGCTCGGCACACTATGGCCATGCCCGCGCTCATGCCCCGTATCTGGACTGCCGCCGAGGTGCAGGCGCTGCCGGACGACCCGACGCAACGGTACGAGTGTGTGGATGGGGTGCTGCTGGTGAGCCCGTCGCCGCGCACGCTGCATCAGTCGGCGTTGATCGTGCTGACCGTCACGCTGGAGGCGATCTTGCGCCCAGCCGGGGTTGGCGTCGTGTTCGTGGCACCGTCCGACTGGGTCCTAGACCCTCGCACGCTCGTGCAGCCCGACCTCTACGTGGTGCCACTCGTCGACGGGCGGCGCCCGCGTACCGACGAGGAGCGCGGCCACCCGCTGCTTTTCGTCGAAGTCCTGTCGCCCAGCACCGCGCGATTCGATCGCGTGGTGAAGCGCGGCCGCTATCAGCGCGCGAACATCGAGTACTGGATTGTGGACCTCGACTCTCGCCTGATCGAGCGATGGCTGCCGGGTGACGAGCGCCCGAGCATCCACGCCGAGCGCGTGGAGTGGCAGCCTGCGGGTGCCGCTGCGCCCTTCGTGATTGAGCTCGATCTGTTCTTCACCGAGGTGCTGGGTCCGGCCTGACGCGCTGACGCGCTACTTCCGCCGCGCCGCGTCGGCATCCACGTCACGTTCCCACGCCTGCAGCATGAGGGTCAGTCGGCGTACGACGTCCGGCTGCATGCGGGCGAAGTCATGCCGCTCACCCGGATCGCGCCGTATATCGTAGAGAAAAGTGTGGTTGCTCTCGACCACCATCTTGGTGTCGCCATCACGCACCGCGCGCATGTCACGTTTGGCTTGCACCGACCGCCAAAAGAGCGTGCGCGGGGCCACGGGTATCTTCGCTTCGAGTACGGGAAAGAGGTTCATACCCTCGAGCTGCGCGCCGGATGGCACGACGACTTGCGCCGCGGCCAGCACCGACGCCGCGAGGTCCATGGTCATGCCTACTTGCGCTGTCACCGTCCCCGCGCGGATACGCCCCGGCCAGCGCACGATCGCCGGCACGCGGATGCCGCCCTCCCAGGTGGAATACTTGCGATTGAACAATGGCGTGTTGTCCGACAGCCACTCGCCGCCGTTGTCGTTGGTGAAGATCACGATGGTCTTGCGAGTGATCGCCCGGTGCTCGAGGGTGGCGAGCACGCGACCGACGTGCCTGTCCATCGCTTCCACCATGCTGGCGTAATCGGCGCGCGTGCTGGGAAGTGAATCCGCCGGCTTGAGAAAGCGTGCGTTCCCGACCGCTTTGCTGGGCGTGTCGGGGCGTTGGAACGGCCAGTGCGGTGCATTGAACGCGATGTCGATGAAGAACGGCGCGTTGGCGTGCTGCTCGATGAAGGCAATCGCCCGGTCAGCGATCAACGCCGTGCTGTAGCCATCGACCTCCACGCGCGCATCATTCTCCCACAGATCGGGTGCGCCGCGACTGTCGTTGTGATGCCAGTAGTCGTGATAGCCGCTCTTGAGGCCGAAGAAATAGTCGAAGCCGTGTGCGAGTGGGCTCTGCGTGGGTGCGTAGCCCAGGTGCCACTTGCCCACGAGCGCGGTCGCGTAGCCACTGGACTTGAGTAACCGCGGAAGCGAGTACGGCGACGCGTCGAGCCCCCGCTCGCCGTCAGCGACTGCGGCGCCGTTCGCGGGGAGTGGTTGCTCCACGCCGTAGCGCTGCTGATAGCGGCCGGTGATCAGCCCGGCGCGGGTGGGCGAGCAGGTGGTGCCGTTGGCGTAGAAGTCGGTGAAGCGCACGCCCTCGCGCGCCAGCCGATCGATGTTCGGCGTACGGATATCCTTCGCGCCGTAGACGCCCAAGTCGGCGTAGCCCATGTCGTCGGTGATGATGAGGACGACGTTGGGGCGGTTGGCTGGCGATTGCGCGGCGAGTGGCGCCGAGCGCAGGGTGACGAGCACGGCGACCGCGATAGCGCCGAGGCCTGCGCGCAGCGCGCGACGTGTCGCGAAGAAACGCGGAGCAGTTGGTGGGAGCATCGTCGTTGTACGCCTTTCAAGGTCCCGGCTGCAGATTCAACACGACTTCGAGACCAAGCAGCCGGAGTAGTTGTGCCGTATCGATGAAGATCATGCGCGTTCCGTCGGGCGAGATCGTCCAGTTGCGCACGTAGCCGCGATTGAAAATGGTCCGTGCGGCGCCCAAGGCTGCCGTGCCATCAGCACCTGTTGAGAACGGCAACCCGATGAATGCGTTCTTGGCGTCGACGTAGTACAGCGTGCGGCCATCCCCACTCCACACCGGCAGCCGTCCGCCGTTTCCTGACACCGCCGTGCGGGAGGTGGGTGTCGGAAATGGACTCACGTACACTTGGTCAACGCCCGAAACGTTCGCGGAATACGCGAGCCAATGTCCGTCCGGTGAAATCGCGGGTGCCTCTTCGCGCGCGGCAGTGTGCGCATAGGGCTGCACCGGACCGCCCACGCTCCGACGGAACACACCGATGTCGGCGCTCGTCGCTCCGACGGCGGCGGTGCCTGACACGGCAATCCAGTCACCGTTCATCGAGATCTCGTTCACGGTCGACCAATTGGTGAGCGCGGGAAGCGCGACGGCACTACCACTCCCGTCGGACGGTCGCACGGAGAAGGTCAGCGGTTCTCGCGACAGATACACGATGCTGTCGTCGCGCGCCGTGAACGCCGGGAGTCGACCGTAATCATCGCCCGTGACCGTTTGCGTCACACCGCGTTGGAGATCCTGCATCACCACGCGCCAGCCGTCGAAGCCGCTGCGCGACGGCATGATCAGTCGATTCCCGTCGTGCGAAAACGAGGCGCTGCCCAAGACGAACGCGCCGTTGCTGGGAATGACAATCGGTGTATTCACACCGTTGCGTCGCATCGTGATGCTGCTGTTCGGCGTCCATTCCCCGGCGGCGCCGTCGGATTCCCGCCGCGCAAGCACCAAGGTACCGTTCGGCGCAACAGCATATTCGGCGTGCGCGAGAATGGGTGAGCGCAGCACGTTGCCGTCGGCCACTTTCACGGCGGGGCCAGTGGTGTCTCCGGTAACTGGATCGAATGGAAACGCCAGCAGCGCACCGGTGCGATTGACCAGCAATCGTCTCCACGCCGGCACGTAGGTGGGCGTGGCACCCGGCATCAACCGTCGTGGCGTGGTGGAGCCGGTCGGGAGCCAGTGCACCGACGGTACGCGCTCAGGGCCACTGTACGAAAACAGCATGCCGTGGCCGCCATCCACTGCCGATGGTCCAACAGGCTGTCGTTCGAGGGAGTCTGCCTTCAAGAACGTCGACAGCTGCGACGACTGCACATCGGCGCTGTATATGGCCGTACCAACAGTCACCAGGATGCGGTCGTTGCTGAGCCACGTGCTACCGCTCACGAATCCGGTGGGCAGTTGAACGACCTCGGTGACGGCGCCACCACGCAATGGCGTGCGATAGAGTCGTTGCTTGGCGACGAACGCCACCTGTTGCCCATCGGGCGACACGGACATCGACGTCGCGCCGACGGTGCCCGGGAGCACGGTGGACGTCAGTGAACCGAGGTCGCGCACGACCAGCTGTTGCGGTTGCGCCGGGGCCACCGAATCCGTGACGACCGGTCGGGCCTGATACACCAGCGTGCGACCGTCGGGTGAGAGCAGCATCATCAGCCCGCAACAGACCGCCTGGAGCTCGAGCGAATCGGGAGCGGTGACGAGAAATCGAATCGGCTGCGCGTTGGGGTCGGCGGCGCTGGCCGTGCCTCGCTCACGGCCCTTCGCGATCACGGCGCCAATCAATAGGCCAGCGGCGAGACCGCCAATCCACGGGAGTGCACGTCGCGCGGCGGAAGGACGGCTGGCCCGTGCCGAAGCGACGCGTGCACCACTGACATGCCGCGGTACGGCCGTGCTGTCGCTCAGTGCCGCCGCGAATCGCTCAGCACTCGCGTGCCGGTCGGCCGGCAAGTTCTCGAGCGCCGTCGCCACCGCTTCCCACACATGTTCCGGCACACTCTTGCGCAGCTCAGTGAGTGGCACCGGTTCGCTGGCCAGCACCTTCGCCACGATCGCCTGCATCGTGGGCCCGGTGAATGGCGGTTCGCCGGCCAGCATCTCGTAGGTCACCACGCCAAGCGCGAATACATCGGCGCGCGCATCGACGGTCTTCTCGCCCATCGCCTGCTCGGGCGCCATATACTGAGGTGTGCCGAGCGAGAGGCCGGTCTGCGTCATCCGCTGTCCGCCGGCTTCCTTCACGGCGAGGGCAATGCCGAAGTCGGCCACCATCGGACGACCGTCGTGCAGCAGAATATTCTCGGGCTTCACGTCACGATGCACGACGCCACGCTTGTGCGCGTAGTCGAGCGCACTGGCCACGTCTTGCGCGATGCGCACGGCGTCGGCGATCGGCAGCTGGCGTTCGCGCTCGAGTCGCGCGCGCAGCGTCTCGCCATCGACGAAGGGCATGACGTAGAACACCAGTCCATCAGCGCTGCCCGAGTCGAACAACGGCAGAATGTGCGGGTGCTGCAACCCGGCGGTGAGCTCGATTTCCTTGAGGAACCGCTCGGTGCCGAGGACCGCCGACAGCTCGGGATGGAGCACCTTGATGGCGACACGACGGTGGTGCCGCTCATCGTGGGCGAGATACACGGTGGCCATACCGCCGGCGCCGAGCTCGCGCTCGAGGCGATAGCGTCCGGCCAGCGCCGTGGTCAGGCGCGCGTGTACGTCAGACGGGTTCACGGAGTCGGGGCTGGAGGAATCACCACTCCAAAGTACGACCGCGCCCCGACACTACGCGAGTGTGTCCTACTTGCCCTGCGTCTTCTCCCACAGCGCCGGATACTGCTTCTTCAGCGCGTCGATCTTGGGCAGGTCGTTGTACACGATGTACGGCTGGTCGGTGTGGCTGTACAGGTAGTTCTGATGGTACGTCTCCGCGTCGTAGAACTTGGAGAGCGACGCCACCTGCGTCACGATCGGGCGCGGAAATGACTTGGCCTTGGTGAGCTGCGCAATAACCGTAGTGGCGCTCTTCTGCTGCTCGGCGCTGGTGAAGAAGATCGCCGAACGATACTGGGTGCCCACGTCGGGACCCTGTCGGTTGAGCTCCGTGGGGTTGTGGGCCACGGTGAAGAACACGGCCAGCAAGGTTTCGTACGACACGACGGCCGGGTCGAAGGTGACCTTTACGGCTTCGGCATGTCCGGTGCGACCGCTGCTCACGGTCTCGTAGTCTGGGTTCACCACGGCGCCACCGGCGTAGCCCGAGACGACCGACTTCACACCCTTCACGTGCTCGAACACGGCTTCGACGCCCCAGAAGCAGCCACCGGCAAAGACGGCCGTCTGTAGCGTCGCGGCGCGCGCGGTCGAGGTAAGCGAAACGGTGGCCAGAAGAACCGCCGCAATGAGTGTACGAACCATGTCACGTCTCCCGAAAGGAATACTCGCGCAGCGCGGACCGCCCCGACTCCAGCACGCAGGCTGCAGAAGATAGCCGGAATCGGGGCGGGAAGTTCCCGCTAGCGGCGCCGGCCACCACCGCGCGGTCCGCCCACGATGATGGGCACGCCGACGAAGCCGGTGTAGAACGGGCGGAAGCCGAGGCCACCGTAGAACCCGCCGTAGCCGTAGCCACCGCCGTACATGAACGGGTCGAAGTACGGATAGCCGCGGGCATAGGCGTTCCTGTCATCCTTGGCCGTCGCAGCCACTTCGAGCGGAGCGACCATCACGGACGCGTTGCCCTGTACGTCCTTGCACGCGCGCTTTTCCTTCTCGGCCTTGGCCACCAGCTTGCCGCCGATCCAGAGTTCGAGCGGTTCCTTGGCCTTCGATTCAAGTTCGACCAGTTCGCGCGCGCCAAGCGTGAGCTTGGTGTGTTCGGTACCCTTCTCGACGGCGTACTCGAGATCCACCGGCTTCGTGCCGTCGTTGCGGATCACGAAACGGTCTTCACACAGCTGCCCGAAGGTGACGTGGACGGCATCGTCGATCGCCGTGCGCGACACCACGGCAATCTGCGCCGATGCGCGTGAGGAAACGGTGAGTGACCCAAGGGCGAGCGCGAGCAGCGCCGTCCATCGCGTGGAGTGGTGCGTCATGGTGCCTCTCTCTGTGATATGTCGGGATGGCCCTTGGCGCGGAGATACCATCGCGCAGCGCGGGCTCCTGGAGAAAGACACGCGCCGTGGCGCGCTACCCTATTCCGGATCTATGCCGACGCGTTGCGATCGGCGGCATCTTGCCGGCGCTGCGCTTCCTGCCAGTCCACGATGGGCGCGACACCGCGATCGTCGAGCGACAAACTCGCCATCGCGCGTTCCACGACCGGTGCGCCGAGTTCTGGCGGTAACGCCTGACCGAATGCCAGCTCGGCGCGGCGACACAGTCGCTCTTCACGCGGCAGTTCGGCTTCCGTGCGATACACGCCCATCGCGTGCACGCGCGCATGCACGCCTTCGTGCAAGATCGACGAGGCCACCGGTGCCGCGCTGATATCGCGTCGCGCCAGAAACGTGAGTTCGGTGATGATCACGTTGTCCTGCGGAATGAAGGCGCCGCGGCAGGCGAAGCGCTCTACGCGGATGCCGCGGATGTCACGCCGCAGATGCGCCAGGCGCCACGGCTGATACGTACCGATGAGCGCCAGTGATTCGTCGAGTCGCGCCAGCACGTCAGTTGTGTCGATGTCGGGGCGCGTGTTGATCACTTCGACAGGCACGCCGCGCAGCGTGGTGCGCACGATCTCGGGCGCAGAGCTGCTATCACCGGCGGCAGGGGCACCGAACATCGCAGCGAGTCGACTGAAGAATCCGGACATGACGGACAAGTATGGGGGAAAACCACTCTGGCGCGAGACCTTGGGCGCCGCAATCGTTCATCGACTGCCGATCCCGCTTCGTACCCCGTGGCCCGTGAAATGGCTGAGACCGCACTGTGACTGACTCTCCGAGCGCCTACGACCTCGCCTACGCCGCCGCCCAGGCCAATCCCGAGGAGTTCTGGGCCGAGGCAGCGATGGCGCTGCACTGGGACACACCCTGGGAGCGCGTGCTCGACGACCGGGCGGCACCACTGTACCGCTGGTTCAGCGGCGGGCAAATGAACACCTGCTTCAACGCCATCGACCGGCACGTGCTGAACGGTCGTGGTGCGCAGGCGGCGGTGATCTATGACAGCCCGGTCACCAGCACGAAGCGCACGATCAGTTACGCCGAGTTGCAAGAGGAAGTCGCGCGCTGTGCCGGCGTATTGCGCTCGATTGGCGTGGAGCAGGGCGATCGGGTGATCATCTACATGCCGATGACGCCGGAGACGCTCATCGGCATGTACGCCTGCGCCCGTATCGGCGCGGTGCATTCGGTGGTGTTCGGCGGCTTCGCGCCGCACGAACTGGCGGTCCGCATTGACGATGCACAGCCGAAGGTGGTACTCACGGCCAGCTGCGGCATTGAGGTGCAGCGCATCGTGCCGTACAAGCCGCTGCTGGATAAGGCGCTCGAGGTGGCGGCGCACAAGCCGGCGCATTGCGTGGTGCTGCAGCGCGAGGTGCATCGTTGCGATCTCACGCCCGATCGCGATATCGATTGGGCGGAGGCCATGACCACCGCTGAGCCGGTACCCTGCGTGCCGGTGCTGGCCACCGATCCGTTGTACATCCTGTACACGTCGGGCACCACAGGTCAGCCCAAGGGCGTGGTGCGCGACAACGGCGGTCATGCCGTCGCGCTACTCTGGACGATGAAGCATGTGTACAACGTGGAACCGGGCGACGTGTTCTGGGCGGCGTCGGACTTCGGCTGGGCGGTGGGCCATTCGTACATCGTGTATGCGCCGTTACTGGCCGGTTGCACCACCGTAGTACACGAGGGCAAGCCGGTGGGCACGCCTGACGCGGGCGGCTTTTGGCGGGTCATCCAGGAACACAATGTGCGCGTGCTGTTCACGGCACCGACGGCATTCCGCGCCATCAAGCGCGAAGATCCCACCGGACTGTTCTACGCCAAGTACGATGTGTCGTGCTTGCGGGCGTTGTTCCTCGCGGGCGAGCGTCTCGATCCCGACACGTATCACTGGGCGCGCGCGTTGCTGCAAACGCCGGTGATCGATCACTGGTGGCAAACGGAAACCGGCTGGCCGGTAGCGGCCAACTGTCTGGGGCTCACCAGCTTTCCAGTGAAACCTGGCTCGCCCACCAAGCCGGTGCCGGGCTACACCGTCGAGATTCTCGACGAAGACGGGCGCGCGCTGCCCTCGAACAAGGAGGGCGCGGTGGTGATCAAACTGCCGCTGCCACCCGGCACGTTGCCCACGCTCTGGCGTGATGATGCGCGCTACATCGAGACGTATCTCACGCGCTATCCCGGCTACTACCTCACCGGTGACGGCGGCTACATCGACGAAGACGGCTACCTGTTCATCATGGGCCGCGTGGATGACATCATCATCGTGGCCGGACACAATCTGTCCACGGGCTCGATGGAGCAGGCGCTGTCGAGCCATCAGGACGTGGCCGAATGCGCGGTGGTCGGTGTGCGCGACGCGCTCAAGACCCAACTGCCGGTGGGACTCGTGGTATTGAAAGCCGGTGTGTTGCGGTCGGCCGCCGAGCTCTCGGCGGAGCTGGTGCAGCTGGTGCGCGATCAGGTAGGACCGGTGGCCAACCTCAAACAAGTGCTGGTGGTATCGCGTCTGCCGAAAACGCGATCGGGCAAGGTGCTGCGCAAGACGATGCGCGCGATCGCCGATGGTGACGCGTGGACGATGCCCCCCACAATCGATGAACCGGCCACACTCGACGAGATCGCGTCGGCGTTTGCGACGATAGGGCTGGCACGCGGTCCGGGGTCGCCGATCGGCGGGTAGCGCCAGTCGCCGAAACTACAAACGGCAACGGCAACGGCAACGGCAACGGCCAGAACACGGAGATCGCGGAAAGCACAGAACCAAAACAGATAAGCAAAAAGCGCGTTTCATCTTATCGGTGTTGATTCTGTGATATCGGTGTGATCCGTGTTCTGGCCGTTGCCGTTGCTGTTGCCGTTGCTGTTGCCGTTGCCGACGCTTGCGATCTACGCCTCGTCCAGCTCCCGGTGATATCGCTCGATTCGCTCCACTTCCTCGCTAGCGCCGAATACGAAACCGCTGCGCTGGTGCAACCCCGTCGGCTGTTCGTCCATCATGCGGCGCTCACCGGTGCTAGCCATTCCGCCTGCCTGCTCGATGAGAAACGCAATGGGATTTGTCTCGTAAAGCATCCGAAGCCGACCGTGTTTCGTAGCCGACTTGCTGTCGCGCGGATACAGAAACACCCCGCCGCGCATGAGGATGCGATGCGTTTCGGCCACCAGCGAGGCGATCCAGCGCATGTTGAAGTCCACGCCGCGAGGTCCTGATACGCCGGCCAGGCATTCGTCCACGTAGCGCTTCACGGCCGGCTCCCAGAAGCGGCTGTTCGATGCGTTGATGGCGAACTCGCGTGCCGACGGACCCACCCGCAGATGCGCATGACTCAGCACCCATTCACTGAGATCCGGATCCAGCGTAAAGGCGTGCGTGCCGCGTCCGATCGTGATCACCAGCATGGTACTGGGGCCATACACGGCATAGCCGGCGCAGACTTGCGCGGAACCGGGCTGCAAGAAGTCGTCGAGCTTCGCGTGCGCACCGGGAGTCGGTGCGCGTAACACGGAGAAGATGCTGCCCACCGTCATGTTCACATCGATGTTCGACGACCCGTCGAGCGGATCGAAGAGCAACAGATACTTGCCGCGCGGATAGTGCGACGGGATGGCGTACGGGAGCTCGAGTTCCTCCGATGCCATGCCGGCCAGATGTCCGCCCCACTCGGTGGCGCGTAGAAAGAGGTCGTTGCTGGCAAGGTCGAGCGGCTTCTGCTCTTCACCGTGCACATTGCGCGAGCCGGCACCGCCCGCGTCGCCCTGCAGGGCGCCATGGGCCACGCGCCGTGCGATCGCCTTGCAAGCGAGCGCGATGTCGGTGACCAGCGCATCGAAGTCGCCCGTGGCCTCGGGGGCGCGTCGGCGATCCTCGATCAGAAATTGCGCGAGCGTGGCACGTCCGGCGACGGGCATGGTATTAGACTCCACAGAGTGATACGAGCCGCGCCGTGCGGCGCTGGTGAAGGTTCCGCGTATTCTAGCACCGCTCCCACGGTGCGGGGGTGATCGACTCAATGGTGATTGCTGCGCTGTTGGCGCTTCTTGTGGCGCCGCACGTGACCGACACGGCGCCCTGCGCGGAAGCC
This region of Gemmatimonas groenlandica genomic DNA includes:
- a CDS encoding Uma2 family endonuclease, whose protein sequence is MAMPALMPRIWTAAEVQALPDDPTQRYECVDGVLLVSPSPRTLHQSALIVLTVTLEAILRPAGVGVVFVAPSDWVLDPRTLVQPDLYVVPLVDGRRPRTDEERGHPLLFVEVLSPSTARFDRVVKRGRYQRANIEYWIVDLDSRLIERWLPGDERPSIHAERVEWQPAGAAAPFVIELDLFFTEVLGPA
- a CDS encoding sulfatase-like hydrolase/transferase, with translation MLPPTAPRFFATRRALRAGLGAIAVAVLVTLRSAPLAAQSPANRPNVVLIITDDMGYADLGVYGAKDIRTPNIDRLAREGVRFTDFYANGTTCSPTRAGLITGRYQQRYGVEQPLPANGAAVADGERGLDASPYSLPRLLKSSGYATALVGKWHLGYAPTQSPLAHGFDYFFGLKSGYHDYWHHNDSRGAPDLWENDARVEVDGYSTALIADRAIAFIEQHANAPFFIDIAFNAPHWPFQRPDTPSKAVGNARFLKPADSLPSTRADYASMVEAMDRHVGRVLATLEHRAITRKTIVIFTNDNGGEWLSDNTPLFNRKYSTWEGGIRVPAIVRWPGRIRAGTVTAQVGMTMDLAASVLAAAQVVVPSGAQLEGMNLFPVLEAKIPVAPRTLFWRSVQAKRDMRAVRDGDTKMVVESNHTFLYDIRRDPGERHDFARMQPDVVRRLTLMLQAWERDVDADAARRK
- a CDS encoding protein kinase domain-containing protein, translating into MNPSDVHARLTTALAGRYRLERELGAGGMATVYLAHDERHHRRVAIKVLHPELSAVLGTERFLKEIELTAGLQHPHILPLFDSGSADGLVFYVMPFVDGETLRARLERERQLPIADAVRIAQDVASALDYAHKRGVVHRDVKPENILLHDGRPMVADFGIALAVKEAGGQRMTQTGLSLGTPQYMAPEQAMGEKTVDARADVFALGVVTYEMLAGEPPFTGPTMQAIVAKVLASEPVPLTELRKSVPEHVWEAVATALENLPADRHASAERFAAALSDSTAVPRHVSGARVASARASRPSAARRALPWIGGLAAGLLIGAVIAKGRERGTASAADPNAQPIRFLVTAPDSLELQAVCCGLMMLLSPDGRTLVYQARPVVTDSVAPAQPQQLVVRDLGSLTSTVLPGTVGATSMSVSPDGQQVAFVAKQRLYRTPLRGGAVTEVVQLPTGFVSGSTWLSNDRILVTVGTAIYSADVQSSQLSTFLKADSLERQPVGPSAVDGGHGMLFSYSGPERVPSVHWLPTGSTTPRRLMPGATPTYVPAWRRLLVNRTGALLAFPFDPVTGDTTGPAVKVADGNVLRSPILAHAEYAVAPNGTLVLARRESDGAAGEWTPNSSITMRRNGVNTPIVIPSNGAFVLGSASFSHDGNRLIMPSRSGFDGWRVVMQDLQRGVTQTVTGDDYGRLPAFTARDDSIVYLSREPLTFSVRPSDGSGSAVALPALTNWSTVNEISMNGDWIAVSGTAAVGATSADIGVFRRSVGGPVQPYAHTAAREEAPAISPDGHWLAYSANVSGVDQVYVSPFPTPTSRTAVSGNGGRLPVWSGDGRTLYYVDAKNAFIGLPFSTGADGTAALGAARTIFNRGYVRNWTISPDGTRMIFIDTAQLLRLLGLEVVLNLQPGP
- the msrA gene encoding peptide-methionine (S)-S-oxide reductase MsrA is translated as MVRTLIAAVLLATVSLTSTARAATLQTAVFAGGCFWGVEAVFEHVKGVKSVVSGYAGGAVVNPDYETVSSGRTGHAEAVKVTFDPAVVSYETLLAVFFTVAHNPTELNRQGPDVGTQYRSAIFFTSAEQQKSATTVIAQLTKAKSFPRPIVTQVASLSKFYDAETYHQNYLYSHTDQPYIVYNDLPKIDALKKQYPALWEKTQGK
- a CDS encoding propionyl-CoA synthetase; its protein translation is MTDSPSAYDLAYAAAQANPEEFWAEAAMALHWDTPWERVLDDRAAPLYRWFSGGQMNTCFNAIDRHVLNGRGAQAAVIYDSPVTSTKRTISYAELQEEVARCAGVLRSIGVEQGDRVIIYMPMTPETLIGMYACARIGAVHSVVFGGFAPHELAVRIDDAQPKVVLTASCGIEVQRIVPYKPLLDKALEVAAHKPAHCVVLQREVHRCDLTPDRDIDWAEAMTTAEPVPCVPVLATDPLYILYTSGTTGQPKGVVRDNGGHAVALLWTMKHVYNVEPGDVFWAASDFGWAVGHSYIVYAPLLAGCTTVVHEGKPVGTPDAGGFWRVIQEHNVRVLFTAPTAFRAIKREDPTGLFYAKYDVSCLRALFLAGERLDPDTYHWARALLQTPVIDHWWQTETGWPVAANCLGLTSFPVKPGSPTKPVPGYTVEILDEDGRALPSNKEGAVVIKLPLPPGTLPTLWRDDARYIETYLTRYPGYYLTGDGGYIDEDGYLFIMGRVDDIIIVAGHNLSTGSMEQALSSHQDVAECAVVGVRDALKTQLPVGLVVLKAGVLRSAAELSAELVQLVRDQVGPVANLKQVLVVSRLPKTRSGKVLRKTMRAIADGDAWTMPPTIDEPATLDEIASAFATIGLARGPGSPIGG
- a CDS encoding class 1 fructose-bisphosphatase; its protein translation is MPVAGRATLAQFLIEDRRRAPEATGDFDALVTDIALACKAIARRVAHGALQGDAGGAGSRNVHGEEQKPLDLASNDLFLRATEWGGHLAGMASEELELPYAIPSHYPRGKYLLLFDPLDGSSNIDVNMTVGSIFSVLRAPTPGAHAKLDDFLQPGSAQVCAGYAVYGPSTMLVITIGRGTHAFTLDPDLSEWVLSHAHLRVGPSAREFAINASNSRFWEPAVKRYVDECLAGVSGPRGVDFNMRWIASLVAETHRILMRGGVFLYPRDSKSATKHGRLRMLYETNPIAFLIEQAGGMASTGERRMMDEQPTGLHQRSGFVFGASEEVERIERYHRELDEA